Proteins from a single region of Streptomyces glaucescens:
- a CDS encoding DUF4287 domain-containing protein: MSQVFSEETHRNLLARIPHCTGREVADWLRTVEEGPALRFEEKVSWLRHEYDLAYGHAKAIIHEYDLRRAARRF, from the coding sequence ATGTCCCAAGTCTTCTCCGAGGAGACCCACCGCAACCTGCTCGCCCGCATCCCCCACTGCACCGGTCGTGAAGTCGCCGACTGGCTGCGCACCGTCGAGGAAGGCCCCGCTCTCCGCTTCGAGGAGAAGGTGAGCTGGCTGCGCCACGAGTACGACCTGGCGTACGGCCACGCCAAAGCGATCATCCACGAGTACGACCTGAGGAGGGCCGCGCGCAGGTTCTGA
- a CDS encoding Bax inhibitor-1/YccA family membrane protein: MRSSNPVFSRRGFSRDNGYAGFNTAPQAGGAAVGTQGNPYATGNPYAQPGAGADPHAQNPYAQNPYAQNPYAQQGAPQAPVATGNRMTMDDVVMRSAMTLGTVVVGAVLAWALLPVSSTSYGLAVGAALIAFVLAMVQSFKRKASPALILSYAAFEGVFLGVISEMFNSRWSGAPFQAVLGTMAVSGATLLVYKAGWVRVTARYARIGMTIALAFVLVMAVNLLLVVFGVAEDGGLRSMGPLGAIVGILAIVLGAFFLTLDFKQIEDGIAYGAPREESWLAAFGLTMTLVWIYIEMLRLVAIFSGDD; the protein is encoded by the coding sequence ATGAGGAGCAGCAACCCGGTCTTCTCGCGACGGGGGTTCAGCCGCGACAACGGCTACGCGGGCTTCAACACCGCGCCGCAGGCCGGGGGCGCAGCTGTAGGCACGCAGGGCAACCCGTACGCCACGGGCAACCCCTACGCCCAGCCCGGCGCCGGCGCCGACCCGCACGCGCAGAACCCGTACGCCCAGAACCCCTACGCGCAGAACCCGTACGCCCAGCAGGGCGCACCGCAGGCCCCGGTCGCCACCGGCAACCGGATGACGATGGACGACGTCGTCATGCGCTCGGCCATGACGCTCGGCACCGTCGTCGTCGGCGCCGTCCTGGCCTGGGCCCTGCTGCCGGTCTCGTCGACCAGCTACGGCCTGGCCGTCGGCGCCGCGCTGATCGCCTTCGTCCTGGCGATGGTGCAGTCCTTCAAGCGCAAGGCGTCCCCCGCGCTGATCCTGTCGTACGCCGCCTTCGAAGGCGTCTTCCTCGGCGTGATCAGCGAGATGTTCAACAGCCGGTGGTCCGGCGCGCCCTTCCAGGCGGTCCTGGGCACCATGGCGGTCTCCGGCGCCACACTGCTGGTGTACAAGGCCGGCTGGGTCCGCGTCACCGCCCGTTACGCGCGCATCGGCATGACGATCGCCCTGGCGTTCGTCCTGGTCATGGCGGTCAACCTGCTGCTGGTCGTCTTCGGTGTCGCCGAGGACGGCGGACTGCGCAGCATGGGCCCGCTCGGTGCGATCGTCGGCATCCTCGCGATCGTGCTCGGCGCGTTCTTCCTGACCCTCGACTTCAAGCAGATCGAGGACGGCATCGCCTACGGCGCGCCGCGTGAGGAGTCCTGGCTGGCCGCGTTCGGTCTGACCATGACCCTCGTGTGGATCTACATCGAGATGCTGCGTCTGGTCGCCATCTTCTCCGGCGACGACTGA
- a CDS encoding ABC transporter ATP-binding protein has product MTTTPLADRTTAVAARATELSKIYGQGETQVVALDRVSVAFRQAEFTAIMGPSGSGKSTLMHCVAGLDTFSSGSVRIGDTELGALKDKQLTKLRRDKIGFIFQAFNLLPTLTALENITLPMDIAGRKPDKQWLDTVIQMVGLSGRLGHRPAQLSGGQQQRVAVARALASKPDIIFGDEPTGNLDSRSGAEVLGFLRNSVRELGQTVVMVTHDPVAAAYADRVVFLADGRIVDEVYGPTAESVLDRMKRFDGKGRTS; this is encoded by the coding sequence GTGACCACGACTCCCCTCGCCGACCGGACCACTGCCGTGGCCGCCCGCGCCACGGAGCTGTCGAAGATCTACGGACAGGGCGAGACCCAGGTGGTCGCCCTCGACCGGGTCTCCGTCGCGTTCCGGCAGGCCGAGTTCACCGCGATCATGGGCCCCTCCGGGTCCGGCAAGTCCACCCTGATGCACTGCGTCGCCGGCCTGGACACCTTCTCCTCCGGCTCCGTGCGCATCGGCGACACCGAGCTGGGCGCCCTGAAGGACAAGCAGCTCACCAAGCTGCGCCGGGACAAGATCGGCTTCATCTTCCAGGCGTTCAACCTGCTGCCGACGCTGACCGCGCTGGAGAACATCACCCTTCCGATGGACATCGCGGGCCGCAAGCCGGACAAGCAGTGGCTGGACACCGTGATCCAGATGGTCGGCCTGTCCGGGCGGCTCGGCCACCGTCCCGCCCAGCTCTCCGGCGGCCAGCAGCAGCGCGTCGCGGTCGCGCGGGCGCTCGCCTCCAAGCCGGACATCATCTTCGGTGACGAGCCGACCGGAAACCTCGACTCCCGCTCCGGCGCCGAGGTGCTGGGCTTCCTGCGCAACTCGGTGCGCGAGCTGGGGCAGACCGTGGTGATGGTGACCCACGACCCGGTGGCGGCGGCGTACGCGGACCGGGTGGTCTTCCTCGCGGACGGCCGGATCGTGGACGAGGTGTACGGGCCGACGGCGGAGTCGGTGCTGGACCGCATGAAGCGGTTCGACGGCAAGGGCCGCACCAGCTGA
- a CDS encoding ABC transporter permease, whose protein sequence is MFRTALRNVLAHKARLLMTVLAVMLGVAFVSGTLVFTNTLSEAYQNSSAKGFDQVDVAVDPEYQESRGDTLGKTPELTQEILDASARVPGAASATGVVTGFTALADKDGKLVGSGFQSQGGNYWGTDDPRYPLVEGHAPEGRGEVLIDSRTAERTGYRVGDTLRLSVDGPVLTPRIAGVFTTDDGNVAAGGSLTLFDTATAQQLFGKKGTYDQIAVRAKPGITQGALKAELDKALPADRVETTTGEQLADDQAELIASQMSGMKQGLLVFAGIALFVGTFIIANTFTMLVAQRTKELALLRAVGASRRQVTRTVLIEAFVVGVVAAVTGLVAGVGIGAGLRSLMGSLGETVPDGPLVITPGTAGAALAVGVLVTMLAAWLPGRRAAKIPPVAAMSSVHAKASVKSLVLRNTIGALFSAAGVAVVLAATTMGGSDGQAPMGLGACLLIIGVFVLTPLLSRPLIAAAAPVLRLFGVSGKLARQNSVRNPRRTAATASALMIGLTLITGMTVMAGSLQKTIDKMASEAIRADYVVFMANGNALSPDVEKKLKETEGVTATSPMRNAGARIGGETEYLTGVDGATFGDLTKLPVEDGTFQVGGDRVVVDEDTAKSRGWRTGSSFTASFEDGGKEKLTVAGVYQANEMMSGIMLDLATLAPHQTDPVDMQVMVKTADGASDATKNLLEKALGANPAIKVQDKKDISQDIAQMFTMMLNMLYGLLAMAVIVAVLGVINTLAMSVFERSQEIGMLRAIGLDRTGIKRMVRLESLVISLFGGVLGIGLGVFFGWAAGELLASRMATYELVLPWTRMAVFLLLAATVGVLAALWPARRAARLNMLAAIKSE, encoded by the coding sequence ATGTTCCGAACCGCCTTGCGCAATGTGCTCGCGCACAAGGCCCGGCTCCTGATGACCGTGCTCGCCGTGATGCTCGGCGTGGCGTTCGTGTCGGGGACCCTGGTCTTCACCAACACCCTCTCCGAGGCCTACCAGAACAGCTCCGCCAAGGGCTTCGACCAGGTCGACGTCGCCGTGGACCCCGAGTACCAGGAGAGCCGCGGCGACACCCTCGGCAAAACCCCCGAGCTGACCCAGGAGATCCTCGACGCGAGCGCCCGCGTGCCCGGCGCCGCGTCCGCCACCGGCGTCGTCACCGGGTTCACGGCCCTCGCCGACAAGGACGGCAAGCTCGTCGGCAGCGGCTTCCAGTCCCAGGGCGGCAACTACTGGGGCACCGACGACCCCCGCTACCCCCTCGTCGAGGGCCACGCCCCCGAGGGCCGCGGCGAGGTGCTGATCGACTCGAGGACCGCCGAGCGCACCGGCTACCGGGTGGGTGACACCCTGCGGCTCTCGGTCGACGGCCCGGTCCTGACGCCGCGGATCGCCGGCGTCTTCACCACCGACGACGGCAACGTCGCGGCCGGCGGCAGCCTCACCCTGTTCGACACGGCCACCGCGCAGCAGCTCTTCGGCAAGAAGGGCACGTACGACCAGATCGCCGTCCGGGCGAAGCCGGGGATCACCCAGGGCGCGCTCAAGGCCGAGCTGGACAAGGCGCTGCCCGCCGACCGCGTCGAGACCACGACCGGCGAGCAGCTCGCCGACGACCAGGCCGAGCTGATCGCCTCGCAGATGAGCGGGATGAAGCAGGGCCTGCTGGTGTTCGCCGGCATCGCGCTGTTCGTCGGCACCTTCATCATCGCCAACACCTTCACCATGCTGGTCGCCCAGCGCACCAAGGAGCTGGCGCTGCTGCGCGCGGTGGGCGCCTCCCGCCGCCAGGTCACCCGGACGGTACTCATCGAGGCATTCGTGGTGGGCGTGGTCGCCGCGGTGACCGGCCTGGTCGCGGGTGTCGGCATCGGCGCGGGCCTGCGCTCCCTGATGGGCTCCCTCGGCGAGACCGTGCCGGACGGCCCGCTGGTGATCACGCCCGGCACCGCCGGCGCCGCGCTCGCGGTCGGCGTCCTCGTCACCATGCTGGCCGCCTGGCTGCCGGGCCGCCGCGCGGCGAAGATCCCGCCGGTGGCCGCGATGAGCAGCGTGCACGCCAAGGCGTCGGTGAAGTCGCTGGTGCTGCGCAACACGATCGGTGCGCTGTTCTCGGCGGCGGGCGTCGCGGTCGTCCTCGCGGCGACCACCATGGGCGGCTCGGACGGTCAGGCGCCGATGGGCCTGGGCGCCTGTCTGCTGATCATCGGCGTGTTCGTGCTGACCCCGCTGCTGTCCCGGCCGCTGATCGCCGCCGCGGCGCCGGTGCTGCGGCTGTTCGGGGTGTCGGGCAAGCTGGCCCGCCAGAACTCGGTGCGCAACCCGCGCCGTACCGCCGCGACCGCCTCGGCGCTGATGATCGGCCTGACCCTGATCACCGGGATGACGGTGATGGCGGGCAGCCTGCAGAAGACGATCGACAAGATGGCCTCGGAGGCGATCCGTGCCGACTACGTCGTCTTCATGGCGAACGGCAACGCCCTCTCGCCGGATGTCGAGAAGAAGCTGAAGGAGACCGAGGGCGTCACCGCCACCAGCCCGATGCGCAACGCGGGCGCCCGGATCGGCGGTGAGACCGAGTACCTGACCGGGGTCGACGGCGCCACCTTCGGCGACCTGACGAAGCTGCCCGTCGAGGACGGCACCTTCCAGGTCGGCGGTGACCGCGTGGTCGTGGACGAGGACACGGCGAAGTCCCGTGGCTGGAGGACCGGTTCGTCCTTCACCGCGTCGTTCGAGGACGGCGGGAAGGAGAAGCTGACCGTCGCGGGCGTCTACCAGGCCAACGAGATGATGAGCGGGATCATGCTCGACCTGGCCACGCTGGCCCCGCACCAGACCGATCCGGTCGACATGCAGGTCATGGTGAAGACCGCGGACGGTGCCTCCGACGCGACGAAGAACCTGCTGGAGAAGGCCCTGGGCGCCAATCCGGCGATCAAGGTCCAGGACAAGAAGGACATCTCCCAGGACATCGCGCAGATGTTCACGATGATGCTGAACATGCTCTACGGCCTGCTGGCCATGGCGGTCATCGTGGCCGTCCTCGGCGTCATCAACACCCTGGCGATGTCGGTCTTCGAGCGCTCCCAGGAGATCGGCATGCTCCGCGCGATCGGCCTGGACCGCACCGGCATCAAGCGGATGGTCCGCCTGGAGTCCCTGGTCATCTCGCTCTTCGGCGGGGTCCTGGGCATCGGCCTCGGCGTGTTCTTCGGCTGGGCGGCCGGGGAGCTGCTGGCCAGCCGCATGGCGACGTACGAACTGGTCCTGCCCTGGACCCGGATGGCGGTGTTCCTGCTGCTGGCGGCCACCGTCGGCGTCCTGGCGGCGCTGTGGCCGGCCCGCCGGGCGGCCCGGCTGAACATGCTGGCGGCGATCAAGTCCGAGTAG
- a CDS encoding SAM-dependent methyltransferase: protein MSDAAPRLKGLLEQVLGAPLPVRIRAWDGSQAGPPGAPVLVVRHRRALRRLLWKPGELGLARAWVAGELDVEGDLYAALELMSGLIWERDEDARTLAQALRDPEVRAAVRGLVRMGGPALPPAPPKEEVRRRTHLHTKRTDKRAISHHYDVGNDFYELVLGPSMVYSCAYWEAPEAEGGTLEDAQRDKLELVSRKLGLRPGLRLLDVGCGWGSMAVHAAREHGVNVVGITLSQEQAAYARKRVADEGLADRVEIRVQDYRDVVDGPYDAISSIGMAEHVGAEQYLKYARNLYALLKPGGRLLNHQIARRPQRDETAYSVDEFIDAYVFPDGELAPIGTTVTQLERAGFEVRDVESIREHYALTLRRWVANLESGWAEAVRLTSPGRARVWRLYMAASALAFERNRIGVNQVLAVRTPESGASGMPLRARTWNG, encoded by the coding sequence ATGTCGGACGCCGCGCCGCGGCTGAAGGGGCTGTTGGAGCAGGTGCTGGGAGCACCGCTCCCGGTCCGTATTCGTGCCTGGGACGGTTCGCAGGCCGGTCCGCCGGGCGCGCCGGTGCTGGTGGTGCGTCACCGGCGGGCGCTGCGCAGGCTGTTGTGGAAGCCCGGCGAGCTGGGGCTGGCGCGTGCCTGGGTGGCCGGTGAACTGGACGTCGAGGGCGACCTGTACGCCGCCCTGGAGCTGATGTCGGGGCTGATCTGGGAGCGGGACGAGGACGCGCGGACCCTCGCGCAGGCCCTGCGGGACCCCGAGGTGCGGGCCGCCGTGCGCGGGCTGGTGCGGATGGGGGGCCCCGCGCTGCCGCCCGCGCCGCCGAAGGAGGAGGTGCGCCGGCGGACCCACCTGCACACCAAGCGCACCGACAAGCGCGCCATCAGCCACCACTACGACGTCGGCAACGACTTCTACGAGCTGGTGCTCGGCCCGTCGATGGTCTACTCGTGCGCCTACTGGGAGGCCCCCGAGGCCGAGGGCGGCACCCTGGAGGACGCCCAGCGGGACAAGCTGGAGCTGGTCTCCCGCAAGCTCGGCCTGAGACCGGGCCTGCGGCTGCTCGACGTCGGCTGCGGCTGGGGATCGATGGCCGTCCACGCCGCCCGTGAGCACGGCGTGAACGTCGTCGGCATCACGCTCTCGCAGGAGCAGGCGGCGTACGCCCGCAAGCGGGTCGCCGACGAGGGGCTGGCCGACCGGGTGGAGATCCGGGTGCAGGACTACCGGGACGTCGTCGACGGGCCGTACGACGCGATCTCGTCGATCGGCATGGCCGAGCACGTGGGGGCGGAGCAGTACCTGAAGTACGCCCGGAACCTGTACGCGCTGCTCAAGCCGGGCGGGCGGCTGCTCAACCACCAGATCGCGCGGCGGCCGCAGCGCGACGAGACGGCGTACAGCGTCGACGAGTTCATCGACGCCTACGTCTTCCCCGACGGCGAGCTGGCCCCGATCGGCACCACCGTGACCCAGCTGGAGCGGGCCGGGTTCGAGGTGCGGGACGTGGAGTCGATCCGCGAGCACTACGCGCTCACCCTGCGCCGCTGGGTCGCCAACCTGGAGTCCGGCTGGGCGGAGGCGGTGCGGCTGACCAGTCCGGGACGTGCCCGGGTCTGGCGGCTGTACATGGCCGCCTCCGCGCTGGCGTTCGAGCGCAACCGCATCGGGGTGAACCAGGTGCTCGCCGTGCGGACGCCCGAGTCCGGGGCCTCGGGGATGCCGCTGCGGGCGCGGACCTGGAACGGCTGA
- a CDS encoding NAD(P)/FAD-dependent oxidoreductase, with translation MSTTERPRILVVGGGYVGLYAARRILKKMRYGEATVTVVDPRSYMTYQPFLPETAAGNISPRHVVVPLRRVLPKAEVLTGRVTTIDQDRKVATIAPLTGEAYELPFDYLVVAMGAVSRTFPIPGLAEQGIGMKGIEEAIGLRNHVLEQLDKADSTTDEEIRRKALTFVFIGGGFAGAETIGEVEDMARDAAKYYRNVSREDMRFILVDAADKILPEVGPKLGAYGKEHLESRGVEIYLSTSMDSCVDGHVVLKNGLEVDSDTIVWTAGVKPNPALSRFGIPLGPRGHIDCEPTLQVKGTDYIWAAGDNAQVPDLAARKAGVENAWCPPNAQHALRQAKVLGDNVVSGMRGFPQKEYSHANKGAVAGLGLHKGVAMIVMGKMKIKLKGRLAWYMHRGYHGLAMPTWNRKIRVFADWTLGMFLKREVVALGALESPREEFYEAAKPAPAPAAAAKTEEKAKAS, from the coding sequence ATGAGCACCACGGAGCGTCCCAGGATCCTCGTAGTAGGCGGTGGGTACGTAGGCCTGTACGCAGCTCGGCGCATCCTGAAGAAGATGCGCTACGGCGAGGCGACCGTCACGGTCGTCGACCCCCGGTCGTACATGACCTACCAGCCCTTCCTCCCCGAAACCGCCGCCGGCAACATCTCCCCGCGACACGTCGTCGTCCCGCTGCGACGCGTGCTGCCCAAGGCGGAGGTCCTCACCGGCCGGGTCACCACCATCGACCAGGACCGCAAGGTCGCCACGATCGCCCCGCTCACCGGCGAGGCGTACGAGCTGCCCTTCGACTACCTGGTCGTCGCGATGGGCGCCGTCTCCCGCACCTTCCCGATCCCCGGCCTCGCCGAGCAGGGCATCGGCATGAAGGGCATCGAGGAGGCCATCGGCCTGCGCAACCACGTGCTGGAGCAGCTCGACAAGGCCGACTCCACCACCGACGAGGAGATCCGCCGCAAGGCGCTCACCTTCGTCTTCATCGGCGGTGGCTTCGCCGGCGCCGAGACCATCGGCGAGGTCGAGGACATGGCCCGCGACGCGGCCAAGTACTACCGCAACGTGTCCCGCGAGGACATGCGCTTCATCCTCGTCGACGCCGCCGACAAGATCCTCCCGGAGGTCGGCCCGAAGCTGGGCGCCTACGGCAAGGAGCACCTGGAGAGCCGCGGCGTGGAGATCTACCTCTCCACCTCGATGGACTCCTGCGTCGACGGCCACGTGGTGCTGAAGAACGGCCTGGAGGTCGACTCCGACACGATCGTCTGGACGGCGGGCGTCAAGCCGAACCCGGCCCTGTCCCGCTTCGGCATCCCGCTCGGCCCGCGCGGCCACATCGACTGCGAGCCGACGCTCCAGGTCAAGGGCACGGACTACATCTGGGCCGCGGGCGACAACGCCCAGGTGCCGGACCTCGCCGCCCGCAAGGCCGGCGTGGAGAACGCCTGGTGCCCGCCGAACGCCCAGCACGCGCTGCGCCAGGCCAAGGTCCTCGGCGACAACGTGGTCTCCGGCATGCGGGGCTTCCCGCAGAAGGAGTACAGCCACGCCAACAAGGGCGCGGTCGCGGGTCTCGGCCTGCACAAGGGCGTCGCGATGATCGTCATGGGCAAGATGAAGATCAAGCTCAAGGGCCGTCTCGCCTGGTACATGCACCGTGGCTACCACGGTCTGGCCATGCCGACCTGGAACCGCAAGATCCGTGTCTTCGCGGACTGGACGCTCGGCATGTTCCTCAAGCGCGAGGTCGTCGCCCTCGGCGCCCTGGAGTCCCCGCGCGAGGAGTTCTACGAGGCCGCCAAGCCGGCGCCGGCTCCGGCCGCCGCCGCGAAGACCGAGGAGAAGGCCAAGGCCTCCTGA
- a CDS encoding type II toxin-antitoxin system Phd/YefM family antitoxin has protein sequence MADNTVPVREARAHLAEHINRAEEGTPTVITRNGAPVAAIVPITDFEALEEAADVMLAREAEAVLADGGPTVSMAELLADLFSERGEGAA, from the coding sequence ATGGCCGACAACACCGTGCCCGTCAGGGAAGCACGCGCACACCTCGCGGAACACATCAACCGCGCCGAGGAAGGCACTCCGACCGTCATCACGCGCAACGGCGCCCCAGTGGCCGCGATCGTGCCGATCACCGACTTCGAAGCGCTGGAGGAGGCGGCCGACGTGATGCTGGCCCGGGAGGCGGAAGCGGTCCTGGCCGACGGCGGGCCCACCGTCTCGATGGCCGAGCTGCTGGCGGACCTGTTCAGCGAGCGTGGTGAAGGCGCCGCGTGA
- a CDS encoding type II toxin-antitoxin system RelE family toxin — MKYAFRFTAAAQRQLRAISRHDAMRILTALTALGDDPYREDADVRKLTGPSGLYRLRVGSYRVAYQVNDGELVILVVKVGDRRDVYRNL; from the coding sequence GTGAAGTACGCCTTCCGGTTCACCGCTGCTGCACAGCGGCAGCTTCGGGCCATCAGCCGGCACGATGCCATGCGCATCCTGACCGCGTTGACCGCGCTCGGCGACGACCCGTACCGCGAGGACGCCGATGTCAGGAAGCTCACCGGCCCGTCCGGGCTCTACCGGCTCAGGGTCGGCAGCTACCGGGTCGCCTACCAGGTCAACGATGGTGAGCTCGTCATCCTCGTCGTCAAGGTAGGCGACCGGCGGGACGTGTACCGCAACCTGTAG
- a CDS encoding Ppx/GppA phosphatase family protein: MTRVAAVDCGTNSIRLLVADCDPVTGELAELDRRMTIVRLGQGVDRTGRLAPEALERTFAACREYAAVIQEYGAERVRFVATSASRDAENRDDFVRGVVDILGVEPEVISGDQEAEFSFTGATKELTGHDRLERPFLVVDIGGGSTEFVVGEEHVRAARSVDVGCVRMTERHLVVDGAVSDPPTEEQIAAMRADIEAALDLAEETVPLREARTLVGLAGSVTTVSAIAQELPEYDSAAIHHSRISRDRVREITGWLLRSTHAERAAVPSMHPGRVDVIAAGALVLLAIMERIGAEEVVVSEHDILDGIAWSVA; encoded by the coding sequence GTGACCCGGGTCGCCGCCGTCGACTGCGGTACGAACTCCATCCGTCTGCTGGTCGCCGACTGCGACCCGGTGACGGGCGAACTGGCGGAGCTGGACCGCCGTATGACGATCGTGCGGCTCGGCCAGGGCGTCGACCGCACCGGCCGGCTGGCACCCGAGGCGCTGGAGCGGACCTTCGCCGCGTGCCGCGAGTACGCCGCCGTCATCCAGGAGTACGGCGCCGAGCGGGTGCGCTTCGTGGCCACCTCCGCCTCCCGGGACGCCGAGAACCGGGACGACTTCGTGCGCGGGGTCGTGGACATCCTGGGCGTCGAGCCCGAGGTGATCAGCGGCGACCAGGAGGCCGAGTTCTCCTTCACCGGCGCGACGAAGGAACTGACCGGGCACGACCGCCTGGAGCGGCCCTTCCTCGTCGTCGACATCGGCGGCGGCTCCACCGAGTTCGTCGTGGGCGAGGAACATGTGCGCGCCGCCCGCTCCGTCGACGTCGGCTGCGTCCGGATGACCGAGCGGCACCTGGTGGTGGACGGCGCGGTGTCCGACCCGCCCACCGAGGAGCAGATCGCGGCGATGCGCGCCGACATCGAGGCCGCGCTCGACCTGGCCGAGGAGACGGTGCCGCTGCGCGAGGCGCGCACCCTGGTGGGCCTGGCCGGTTCGGTGACGACGGTGTCGGCGATCGCGCAGGAGCTGCCGGAGTACGACTCGGCGGCCATCCACCACTCCCGGATCTCCCGGGACAGGGTCCGCGAGATCACCGGCTGGCTGCTGCGCTCCACCCACGCCGAGCGCGCCGCCGTGCCGTCCATGCATCCCGGCCGGGTGGACGTGATCGCCGCGGGGGCGCTCGTCCTGCTGGCGATCATGGAGCGGATCGGCGCCGAGGAGGTCGTGGTGAGCGAACACGACATCCTCGACGGCATCGCCTGGTCTGTGGCCTGA
- a CDS encoding DUF501 domain-containing protein: protein METPPPPTPRTEPTDADVEAFKQQLGRPPRGLRAIAHRCPCGQPDVVETAPRLPDGTPFPTLYYLTCPKANSAIGTLEANGVMKEMTARLESDPELAAAYRAAHEDYIRRRDEIEELTGFPSAGGMPDRVKCLHVLVAHSLAAGPGVNPLGDEALAMLPEWWRKGSCVTLAGEGCGQ from the coding sequence ATGGAAACGCCCCCGCCGCCCACCCCGCGCACCGAGCCCACCGACGCGGACGTCGAGGCATTCAAGCAGCAGCTCGGCCGGCCGCCGCGCGGGCTGCGCGCGATCGCGCACCGCTGCCCCTGCGGGCAGCCGGACGTCGTGGAGACGGCCCCGCGCCTGCCCGACGGCACGCCCTTCCCGACGCTGTACTACCTGACGTGCCCCAAGGCCAACTCGGCCATCGGCACGCTGGAGGCGAACGGCGTCATGAAGGAGATGACGGCCCGGCTGGAGAGCGACCCGGAGCTGGCCGCCGCCTACCGCGCCGCGCACGAGGACTACATCCGGCGCCGCGACGAGATCGAGGAACTGACGGGCTTCCCCAGCGCCGGCGGCATGCCGGACCGGGTGAAGTGCCTGCACGTGCTGGTCGCCCACTCGCTGGCCGCCGGCCCCGGCGTGAACCCGCTCGGCGACGAGGCCCTCGCCATGCTGCCGGAGTGGTGGCGCAAGGGGTCCTGCGTGACCCTCGCCGGTGAGGGGTGCGGACAGTGA
- a CDS encoding FtsB family cell division protein yields the protein MAVKDRDRFSTATRIRLLGEQTAARVYRSQTKRQARRSRLTGRAALLALVLCSLVVALAYPIRQYVAQRAEIADLREEQRQARERVEQLRDAKARWQDDAYAEQQIRKRLHYVMPGETGYVVIDPDAAERSRTDTEGADRPWYSNVWDGVDKADASDS from the coding sequence ATGGCCGTGAAGGACCGGGACCGGTTCTCCACCGCGACCAGGATCAGGCTGCTCGGCGAACAGACCGCCGCCCGGGTCTACCGCTCGCAGACCAAGCGGCAGGCCCGGCGCTCCCGCCTCACCGGCCGGGCCGCGCTCCTCGCGCTCGTGCTGTGCTCGCTGGTCGTGGCGCTCGCCTACCCGATAAGGCAGTACGTCGCCCAGCGCGCCGAGATCGCGGACCTGCGGGAGGAGCAGCGCCAGGCCCGGGAACGCGTCGAACAGCTGCGCGACGCCAAGGCGCGCTGGCAGGACGACGCGTACGCCGAGCAGCAGATCCGCAAGCGGCTGCACTACGTGATGCCCGGCGAGACCGGGTACGTGGTGATCGACCCCGACGCCGCCGAGCGGTCCCGCACCGACACGGAAGGGGCCGACCGGCCCTGGTACTCGAACGTCTGGGACGGCGTCGACAAGGCCGACGCCTCGGACAGCTGA